A genome region from Methanobacterium subterraneum includes the following:
- a CDS encoding DUF2226 domain-containing protein, with protein sequence MSTVQLEVLLKEAMEEEKKEVERIRKKYKQRIKELQNQKYTITIDQEKQALIEQAQKQEKQEKEQLRQKYKQRQKQNTTQPTNNPKKQALIEQAQKQEKQEKEQLRQKYKQRQKQNTTNPEIEDPHEEIIIKELPEKNKDLMENKEIKKLFEENRPYKEDKYEDSLPSNHDELYNIFDPQNDYEKNGELETVDRTELLEKYNIKDVHEDDIDYILESFDSPLIEEDIEKIEEKLINSIETSALSHPKIEWVNVLVFLDTELEGNIKIFAEYADRRLLKHIISKNNEELKVELIQIALYEVWDVFTTLGVNIDNLESKVDVEVELNPT encoded by the coding sequence ATGAGTACTGTACAGTTAGAGGTTCTACTCAAAGAAGCAATGGAGGAGGAAAAGAAAGAAGTAGAACGGATTAGGAAGAAATACAAACAAAGAATTAAAGAGCTTCAAAACCAAAAATACACCATAACAATCGACCAGGAAAAACAAGCCCTCATAGAACAAGCACAAAAACAAGAAAAACAAGAAAAAGAACAACTCCGACAAAAATACAAACAAAGACAAAAACAAAACACCACACAACCCACCAACAACCCGAAAAAACAAGCCCTCATAGAACAAGCACAAAAACAAGAAAAACAAGAAAAAGAACAACTCCGACAAAAATACAAACAAAGACAAAAACAAAACACCACCAACCCGGAAATTGAAGATCCTCATGAAGAAATTATAATAAAAGAATTACCTGAAAAAAATAAAGATTTAATGGAAAATAAGGAGATTAAAAAACTATTTGAAGAAAATAGACCTTATAAGGAAGATAAATATGAGGATTCGTTGCCAAGCAACCACGATGAACTTTATAATATTTTTGACCCTCAAAACGATTATGAGAAGAATGGAGAATTAGAAACTGTTGATAGAACCGAACTACTGGAAAAGTACAATATTAAGGACGTTCATGAGGATGATATTGATTACATTTTAGAAAGCTTTGATAGCCCCCTAATTGAGGAGGATATTGAAAAAATTGAAGAAAAATTAATAAACAGCATTGAAACATCGGCTTTGTCCCATCCTAAAATTGAATGGGTTAATGTACTGGTGTTTTTGGATACTGAACTGGAAGGAAACATTAAAATATTCGCAGAATATGCTGATAGAAGATTACTTAAGCATATAATATCTAAAAATAATGAAGAATTAAAGGTAGAATTAATACAAATCGCATTATATGAAGTTTGGGATGTTTTTACCACATTAGGAGTTAACATTGATAATCTTGAATCAAAAGTTGATGTGGAAGTTGAACTAAATCCTACTTAG
- a CDS encoding TetR/AcrR family transcriptional regulator — protein sequence MKKKTFARKNELLEAALDEFTLKNYENASLNTIIKNAGISKGTFYYHFQDKESLYLFLLETANKAKWKFINNHRKEIPRGQKANDIFEEFKIQAQIGMEFASSFPQYHRLSMMFVRERGNKIYNNAKSKLNFSTQSMMGEVVKKARENGELNPRFSEDFTVKVLTHLLMNFDDIFHEEEDFHLNMMVENLNNYVEFMKNGLGK from the coding sequence TTGAAGAAAAAAACATTTGCGAGGAAAAATGAACTCCTGGAAGCTGCACTGGATGAATTCACCTTGAAGAACTATGAGAATGCCTCTTTAAATACCATAATCAAAAATGCAGGCATCAGTAAGGGAACTTTCTATTATCACTTCCAGGATAAAGAGTCACTTTACCTATTTCTGCTTGAAACTGCTAATAAAGCAAAATGGAAGTTCATTAATAATCATAGAAAAGAAATCCCCCGTGGACAAAAGGCTAATGATATTTTTGAAGAGTTCAAAATCCAAGCCCAGATAGGGATGGAATTTGCATCCAGTTTCCCCCAATATCACCGACTCAGCATGATGTTCGTTAGGGAAAGGGGAAATAAAATCTACAATAATGCCAAGAGCAAGCTCAACTTTAGCACCCAATCCATGATGGGTGAAGTAGTTAAAAAAGCCAGGGAAAATGGTGAGTTAAATCCACGATTTTCAGAGGATTTCACAGTGAAAGTTTTGACTCATTTATTAATGAATTTTGATGACATATTCCATGAAGAAGAAGATTTCCATCTGAATATGATGGTTGAAAACCTGAATAACTATGTTGAATTCATGAAAAATGGTCTTGGAAAATAA
- a CDS encoding MATE family efflux transporter, with product MNSDIEKSKGVDQRISMVTGEPKKAIRVLAIPMIISMFLIMAYNLADSIWVAGLGPNALAALGFINPLFMIVIGLGNGLGAGATSLIARCIGAGSKEGADNAAMHSLILTLAVSAVFTVILLLFLPNILLLMGAGVTVGLATEYGQIVFGGLILFIFSNVASGILRAEGDVNRPMYAIAATAILNIFLDPIFIYYLGWGVSGAAWATIISSSIACGLLVYWLLLKRDTYVSFSREDFKASWNVVKNILMVAFPASVESLVMSILGVILNLILVITGGAEAVAVYTAGWRVVMMAMIPPIGIGTAAITVGGAAYGARNYENLSTALSYSAKLGVGIAVITGLLSYVFAGNIATIFTYSPESAFMAPSIAAFLQVMFLFYLTVPLGITASSIFQAMGKGFTSLILTIVREVAFVAFFAYLFAFTMGFGSSGVWWGIVVGGGLGCAVAYVWATIYIRRLKKNY from the coding sequence ATGAATTCTGATATTGAAAAATCAAAAGGTGTGGATCAGCGTATCTCCATGGTCACTGGAGAACCTAAGAAGGCAATCAGGGTGCTGGCTATCCCTATGATCATTTCCATGTTCCTGATCATGGCTTACAACCTGGCAGACAGTATATGGGTAGCGGGCCTTGGCCCAAATGCCCTGGCAGCATTAGGTTTCATTAACCCATTATTTATGATAGTCATAGGTTTAGGTAATGGTCTGGGTGCAGGAGCAACGTCATTAATCGCCCGATGCATAGGGGCCGGTAGTAAAGAAGGTGCAGATAACGCAGCAATGCATTCTCTAATCCTAACTCTGGCAGTATCAGCAGTTTTCACAGTTATATTGCTATTATTCCTACCAAACATACTTCTACTCATGGGTGCTGGTGTCACGGTGGGTCTGGCCACGGAGTACGGGCAGATCGTATTCGGAGGTCTAATCCTCTTCATATTCTCCAATGTAGCTTCAGGGATACTGCGGGCAGAGGGGGATGTAAACCGTCCCATGTACGCCATTGCAGCCACTGCCATCCTTAACATATTCCTAGATCCCATATTCATCTATTACCTGGGATGGGGAGTTAGTGGAGCAGCCTGGGCCACCATAATTTCCAGCAGCATTGCCTGCGGATTACTGGTCTACTGGTTACTCCTTAAAAGGGATACTTATGTCTCTTTCTCAAGGGAGGATTTCAAAGCAAGTTGGAATGTGGTTAAAAATATTTTAATGGTAGCCTTTCCAGCTAGTGTTGAATCACTGGTCATGTCTATCCTGGGCGTTATCCTGAATCTTATACTGGTTATAACTGGTGGAGCAGAGGCCGTGGCAGTCTACACTGCTGGCTGGAGGGTGGTGATGATGGCCATGATACCACCAATAGGTATCGGAACTGCAGCCATCACTGTTGGTGGGGCTGCATACGGTGCCCGGAACTATGAAAACCTATCCACTGCCCTGAGTTATTCAGCCAAGTTAGGGGTGGGAATAGCAGTGATCACTGGTTTATTATCCTACGTATTTGCCGGGAACATAGCCACTATATTCACCTACTCCCCGGAAAGCGCTTTCATGGCCCCATCCATTGCTGCCTTCCTGCAGGTGATGTTCCTATTCTACCTCACCGTTCCCCTGGGAATCACTGCCAGTTCAATCTTCCAGGCAATGGGAAAAGGCTTCACATCTTTGATACTCACCATAGTCAGAGAAGTGGCTTTTGTTGCTTTCTTCGCCTACCTATTCGCCTTCACAATGGGATTCGGATCCTCAGGTGTTTGGTGGGGAATAGTAGTTGGTGGGGGGCTGGGATGTGCAGTGGCCTATGTATGGGCCACCATATACATCAGACGCCTTAAAAAGAATTATTAG
- a CDS encoding NAD(P)/FAD-dependent oxidoreductase, translated as MYDVIIIGAGPAGCIAAKKLAEYSYEVLLTEKMSLPREKSCSGILIPKSIQMVEKEFGKIPADVFSYPPINKGIILNSADGKEYWFESEGYNIWRNKFDRWMCLKAEDAGCTLKTLTSALSCEEKEDHVTVNFARRSAEKEGGFNGRMEFFQEKARFVIAGDGASSRIRRGLLKTPSNYIITYQIFCKGSIDLDSGFFHAFLDPKLSQYDAWFNVKDEYLIIGVAVKDASLMRYYHSKFVSYLKTHHNARILSEEKDEVGLMPHITPDFRVDLGKGRVLLAGDAANLLNPMGEGVSIALASGYAAAEAIKVEYDFNKHVNPVNILDRYESNLKGEIDYMKRQWRFLSTLSPDFKCFK; from the coding sequence TTGTACGACGTCATAATTATCGGAGCAGGACCTGCTGGTTGTATTGCTGCTAAAAAGTTGGCTGAATACAGTTATGAAGTTTTATTAACTGAAAAGATGAGTTTACCCCGGGAAAAGTCATGTTCAGGCATCCTCATACCCAAATCAATCCAGATGGTTGAAAAAGAATTTGGGAAGATACCTGCAGATGTTTTCTCATATCCCCCCATTAATAAGGGGATTATATTAAACAGCGCAGATGGGAAGGAGTACTGGTTTGAAAGTGAAGGTTACAATATATGGAGAAATAAGTTCGATCGGTGGATGTGTCTTAAGGCAGAAGATGCAGGTTGCACCCTCAAAACACTGACTTCAGCTCTAAGTTGTGAAGAGAAAGAAGACCATGTAACGGTTAATTTCGCCAGGAGGTCTGCTGAAAAAGAGGGTGGTTTTAATGGTAGAATGGAATTTTTCCAGGAAAAGGCCAGATTTGTGATTGCCGGGGATGGTGCATCCAGCAGGATCAGAAGGGGTCTTCTAAAAACACCCTCTAATTACATAATCACTTACCAGATTTTTTGTAAGGGTAGTATTGATCTGGATAGTGGTTTTTTCCATGCTTTTCTAGATCCTAAACTTTCACAGTACGATGCCTGGTTCAATGTGAAGGATGAATACCTGATCATTGGTGTGGCAGTTAAAGATGCTTCCCTTATGAGATATTATCATTCTAAATTCGTTTCATATCTTAAAACACACCATAATGCCCGGATATTATCAGAGGAGAAGGATGAAGTGGGTTTAATGCCCCATATCACTCCTGATTTTAGGGTGGATCTGGGAAAGGGGCGGGTGCTTTTGGCAGGTGATGCTGCTAATCTTTTAAATCCAATGGGTGAGGGAGTATCCATTGCCCTGGCCAGTGGCTATGCTGCAGCAGAGGCCATTAAAGTTGAATATGATTTTAATAAGCATGTTAATCCAGTAAATATTTTAGATAGATATGAAAGTAATTTGAAAGGAGAAATAGATTACATGAAGAGGCAGTGGAGGTTTCTGAGTACCCTTTCCCCGGATTTTAAGTGTTTCAAATAG
- a CDS encoding carotenoid biosynthesis protein: MTDQERKTFSWFRWSLIIVFLIVNILLIFTYKDPNLLAIDSFLVTAILFILAVLHGNERYGKKNILIFFFITWAVSFSFENLSIATGFPFGFYHYSPSLGLLNVPLIIIFAYFAIGYLSWVLSHVLTGQYHKKLEGKQIFLVPFIASFIMVMWDLSVDPISSTLQGLWVWTDPGAYFGVPISNFFGWFLVVYLFFQIFALYLSKYDSLNAKIASKLSNKHYWAEAVTVYGITGLGTILSIFYQYNDITVSMALITVFTMVFVAILALVNILNNPELH, encoded by the coding sequence ATGACTGATCAAGAGAGAAAAACTTTCAGCTGGTTTAGATGGTCTTTAATTATAGTTTTTTTAATTGTTAACATTCTCCTGATTTTCACCTATAAAGATCCTAACTTGCTGGCCATAGATTCTTTCCTGGTGACTGCTATTCTCTTTATTCTTGCAGTATTACATGGAAACGAACGCTATGGGAAAAAAAATATCCTGATATTTTTCTTCATCACCTGGGCAGTTAGCTTCTCTTTTGAAAACCTTAGCATAGCCACGGGCTTCCCATTTGGATTTTATCACTATTCCCCTTCATTAGGATTGTTAAACGTCCCGTTAATAATCATATTCGCCTATTTTGCCATAGGGTACTTATCATGGGTGTTGTCACACGTATTAACCGGCCAATACCATAAAAAACTTGAGGGAAAACAAATATTCCTAGTGCCATTCATTGCTTCATTCATCATGGTAATGTGGGATTTAAGTGTTGATCCAATTTCATCCACTTTACAGGGTCTATGGGTATGGACCGATCCTGGGGCTTACTTTGGGGTCCCCATCTCCAACTTCTTTGGCTGGTTCCTGGTGGTATACCTGTTTTTCCAGATATTCGCCCTCTACCTTTCAAAATACGACTCTCTGAATGCGAAAATAGCTTCTAAACTTTCTAATAAACATTACTGGGCTGAAGCAGTAACAGTTTATGGTATAACAGGTCTAGGGACCATACTATCCATTTTTTACCAGTACAATGACATCACAGTTTCCATGGCTCTCATAACGGTTTTTACCATGGTATTCGTGGCCATACTGGCCTTGGTTAACATTTTAAATAATCCAGAATTACATTAA